A genomic region of Eucalyptus grandis isolate ANBG69807.140 chromosome 5, ASM1654582v1, whole genome shotgun sequence contains the following coding sequences:
- the LOC120293304 gene encoding heavy metal-associated isoprenylated plant protein 47-like: MKIVMKVEMNCGKCRTKALQIATQADGAEFVGFDEKRQDELVVTGKGVDAVKIVGALRKKVGKTSLISVEDDVTEPKA, encoded by the exons ATGAAGATCGTGATGAAGGTAGAGATGAATTGCGGGAAGTGCAGGACCAAGGCATTGCAGATCGCTACTCAAGCAGATG GTGCGGAATTCGTGGGGTTCGACGAGAAGCGTCAGGACGAATTGGTCGTGACAGGGAAAGGAGTTGATGCTGTGAAGATTGTGGGAGCATTGAGGAAGAAGGTTGGGAAGACGAGTCTGATAAGCGTTGAGGATGATGTGACGGAGCCTAAAGCTTAG
- the LOC120293305 gene encoding heavy metal-associated isoprenylated plant protein 47-like: protein MTKRKIVIKLGVQGQRYKTRALQIATTADGVESVSFLEEREEEMVVIGKGVDAVTIVSKLRKKVGKSTKLLSVEDLVD from the exons ATGACCAAG AGGAAGATTGTGATTAAGCTTGGCGTGCAGGGCCAGAGATACAAGACCAGGGCACTTCAGATTGCAACTACAGCCGATG GGGTGGAATCTGTGAGTTTTCTTGAAGAGCGTGAAGAGGAGATGGTGGTGATAGGGAAAGGAGTTGATGCAGTGACGATCGTCAGCAAATTAAGGAAGAAAGTTGGGAAGTCAACCAAGTTACTAAGCGTTGAGGATCTTGTGGATTAA